Proteins encoded by one window of Cuniculiplasma divulgatum:
- a CDS encoding glycosyltransferase, with translation MISFCVTTYNTSKTFDKFFNSFNGLLIEYEIVIVDNNSQDGTKEYFERFKNEHVKFIQEKCNRGEGRNIAIKNSTGDYIIMLDADIEYKQLQSVVELCLDPTNNKILTHFRSGIVGVNITGAPKDIFIKLGLYPPINCYEDIYLWDLANNLKIFKRIDIPVDYADNIRIDELTGTISEWRYSKGRYEYLKRWIEKSADIIFVKGQNYSAFKKFNRVDSLRKTIYSLFLFVIGKVYSRFIIKVPTIEDKAKQIAGQSMKTSDF, from the coding sequence ATGATATCATTCTGTGTTACAACCTACAACACATCAAAGACTTTTGATAAGTTTTTCAATTCTTTTAATGGCTTACTAATAGAATATGAAATAGTCATCGTTGATAACAACTCTCAAGATGGGACAAAGGAATATTTCGAAAGATTTAAAAACGAGCATGTTAAATTCATTCAGGAAAAGTGTAACAGGGGAGAGGGTAGAAACATAGCCATAAAAAATTCCACAGGAGATTATATAATTATGCTAGACGCAGATATCGAATATAAGCAGTTACAGTCTGTAGTTGAACTATGTCTTGACCCAACAAACAATAAAATATTGACTCATTTCCGTTCAGGAATTGTTGGTGTAAACATAACGGGAGCACCCAAGGATATTTTCATTAAGTTAGGTCTATATCCTCCGATAAACTGTTATGAGGATATTTATTTATGGGACCTGGCAAATAATCTAAAAATCTTCAAAAGGATAGATATTCCAGTAGATTACGCAGATAACATTAGGATAGACGAACTGACTGGTACCATAAGTGAGTGGCGGTATTCAAAAGGAAGATATGAATATCTAAAAAGATGGATAGAGAAATCGGCAGACATAATATTTGTTAAAGGTCAAAATTATTCCGCTTTTAAAAAATTTAACAGGGTAGATTCACTCAGAAAAACTATTTATTCCTTATTCCTATTCGTTATTGGAAAGGTATATTCACGATTTATTATAAAAGTTCCAACAATAGAAGATAAGGCAAAGCAAATTGCAGGACAATCGATGAAAACCTCTGATTTTTAG